One region of Oryza sativa Japonica Group chromosome 5, ASM3414082v1 genomic DNA includes:
- the LOC4339637 gene encoding cold-regulated 413 inner membrane protein 1, chloroplastic, whose protein sequence is MSISLRLAVPTAAPPVLPPLRQSAVRAAGSPAAAALRTGALRGCASLPLKPQPLLGAGQAASGRRGGAAVCHSSAHLSARTMQWVSAGATAVLLLAKGTAIHKSFLVPLFALLAPCSVISWIKSDYGQWTAFLALLVRLFFSIPGELELPLSTMLLVSVAPYQLMNLRGTQGGAALSLALAGYLAFQHFTRVGGLGKAFDQGSIIATLAIICITVIPLMMLF, encoded by the exons ATGTCCATCTCGCTGCGCCTCGCGgtcccgacggcggcgccgcccgtgctgccgccgctgcggcaGTCTGCGGTGCGGGCGGCgggctcccccgccgccgccgctctgcggACGGGCGCGCTCAG GGGATGCGCCTCGCTGCCGCTGAAGCCGCAGCCGCTGCTGGGGGCGGGACAGGCGGCGAGCGGTCGCCGGGGTGGCGCCGCCGTGTGCCACTCGTCGGCGCACCTGAGCGCGCGGACGATGCAATGGGTCTCCGCCGGGGCCACCGC AGTGCTATTGCTTGCTAAAGGCACAGCCATACACAAATCTTTCCTTGTGCCACTGTTTGCTCTGCTAGCACCTTGCAGTGTAATCTCATGGATCAA GAGTGACTATGGTCAGTGGACTGCTTTTCTTGCTCTTTTGGTGCGTTTGTTCTTCTCCATTCCAG GTGAGCTGGAGCTTCCATTGTCAACTATGCTGCTCGTGAGTGTTGCTCCTTACCAGTTGATGAATCTGAG GGGAACTCAAGGTGGTGCAGCACTGTCTTTGGCATTGGCTGGGTACCTCGCTTTTCAGCACTTCACCAGGGTTGGGGGTTTAGGGAAAGCATTTGATCAGGGATCAATAATTGCAACCTTGGCCATCATCTGCATCACAGTTATCCCCTTGATGATGTTGTTCTGA